A region of Larimichthys crocea isolate SSNF chromosome X, L_crocea_2.0, whole genome shotgun sequence DNA encodes the following proteins:
- the LOC104932778 gene encoding protein FAM83B yields the protein MESELSYLSSLKEDNSPVYIQPHYKETYRLAIYALLCGGKEAYEEFLRAEQIHHFLSEEEILFILENAELPVVDDDSEAKQVTSEVSPSTYFPVESDEEVPDLELGWPEVSLEDVDTSISLLFHPPRQDTPSIKEVIRKQIQEAKQIIAIAMDIFTDIDIFKEIVSATLRGVVVYILLDETHSQSFLTMARKVGVNIQDLKNIRVRTVQGQQYQCQSGMKFHGGLEQKFILVDCRTVLYGTYSYTWSFEKINLSMVLVITGQLVCSYDEEFRRLFARSTVPAVQSWERVSVQNNIHTGAVQSPSSSQLSLHQIHMRSIGVHGMRSAQDASMLTRGLSVQDRLHQSHCTDLGNLLRGHSYGGELQKLNPLTRLRMGNKDIGGPTGPERPGSNLRSGDPALTNRLSQQHIRHRTLYGADENLIPFSSETSLHKWKMDTYLNDNMPLDPSCDALSPMTSPYSSYTGLNEYQSQMIHSRSRDINSRMEELRQKRLNLQDHSNLRQSQESLRFPTERPKLMSSLRGLDMSVAELKPNAQNSWSQERANHKDSEPNKEGNLTDSHQFSSHYDVNMGSDRKTLQMYDWHEPLSRTTSAGDLDMKLKEPSLKLSHLLPSGHNAQHGRAMESLTQIPEEKEGSNTRVNGSGSAVFQDGNEQSKHQDHARGSHDSIVKVSNSSGSATPDEGQKSTSKAVRTLLQDTSTGSQHAEEAKSSYTNRGKTQSEEPPLQRKNSLRMKVYSLLTSDEKKASKKEEKSLQRKGSLISNQPVKADHSQAPAVDQTPKKGQSPSISRSQNPVSGPAETEKQKTPFLRLSTQRSSKRKTAADQDRASWSSPNDGAATACQRQKVYSRFEYFLNTESVPKDGTSSMNRSESALYQTQSGTDNKLGKFMQRVGNFIGKNK from the exons ATGGAGTCTGAACTGTCCTACCTGTCTTCACTGAAAGAAGACAACAGTCCGGTTTACATCCAGCCACATTACAAAGAAACTTACCGCCTGGCCATTTATGCCCTTCTCTGTGGAGGCAAAGAGGCCTACGAGGAATTCCTCCGAGCCGAACAGATCCACCACTTTCTGTCCGAGGAGGAGATCTTGTTCATTTTGGAAAATGCAGAGTTACCTGTTGTGGATGATGACTCAGAGGCCAAACAGGTCACAAGTGAGGTCAGCCCCTCCACATACTTTCCAGTTGAGTCGGACGAGGAGGTGCCTGACCTGGAGCTGGGCTGGCCGGAGGTCTCACTGGAAGATGTGGACACAAGCATCAGCCTGCTGTTCCACCCGCCCAGACAAGACACACCGAGCATTAAAGAAGTAATTCGCAAACAGATACAGGAGGCGAAGCAG ATTATTGCCATAGCGATGGACATCTTCACAGATATCGATATTTTCAAAGAGATCGTCTCTGCCACGTTGAGGGGAGTGGTAGTCTACATCCTCCTGGATGAGACCCACTCCCAGAGTTTCCTCACCATGGCACGCAAGGTGGGCGTCAATATCCAAGACCTCAAG AATATTCGTGTTCGGACGGTTCAGGGGCAGCAGTATCAGTGTCAGTCTGGGATGAAGTTTCACGGAGGTTTGGAGCAAAAATTTATTCTGGTGGACTGCCGAACAGTGTTGTATGGAACATACAG CTACACATGGTCATTTGAGAAGATCAACCTCAGCATGGTCCTGGTGATCACAGGTCAGCTGGTGTGCTCTTATGATGAAGAGTTTCGAAGACTTTTCGCTCGCTCCACAGTTCCAGCAGTTCAGTCCTGGGAGAGGGTATCTGTCCAGAACAATATACACACTGGGGCCGTGCAGAGCCCCAGCTCTAGCCAGCTTTCCCTCCATCAGATTCACATGAGATCCATAGGGGTGCATGGCATGAGAAGTGCTCAGGATGCCTCAATGTTGACTAGGGGGCTGAGCGTGCAAGACAGGCTGCATCAATCTCACTGTACAGACCTCGGGAATCTGTTACGGGGACACAGTTACGGTGGAGAACTGCAGAAGTTAAACCCGTTGACTCGACTGAGGATGGGGAACAAGGACATTGGAGGTCCTACTGGTCCAGAGAGGCCTGGATCTAACCTGAGGAGTGGCGACCCTGCTCTAACAAACAGATTGTCTCAGCAGCACATTAGGCACCGGACTCTCTATGGAGCAGACGAGAATCTGATACCATTCAGCTCTGAAACATCACTCCACAAGTGGAAGATGGACACTTACCTTAACGACAACATGCCTCTAGATCCATCGTGTGATGCATTATCCCCAATGACATCTCCATATAGTAGTTACACAGGCTTAAACGAATATCAGTCACAGATGATTCACAGTAGGTCGAGGGACATTAACTCCAGGATGGAAGAACTGAGGCAAAAGAGGCTCAATTTACAGGATCACAGCAATCTCCGGCAGAGTCAAGAGTCCTTGAGGTTTCCAACAGAAAGGCCTAAATTGATGTCTTCATTGAGAGGTCTGGACATGAGTGTGGCAGAATTAAAGCCAAATGCACAAAACAGTTGGAGCCAAGAAAGAGCAAACCACAAAGACAGTGAGCCAAATAAGGAAGGAAATCTCACTGATAGCCACCAGTTTTCCTCTCACTACGATGTCAACATGGGTTCAGATCGAAAGACACTGCAGATGTATGACTGGCATGAACCTCTTTCCAGGACAACCTCAGCGGGTGATTTAGATATGAAACTGAAGGAGCCATCGCTCAAGTTATCTCATTTGTTGCCCAGTGGTCACAATGCCCAGCACGGAAGAGCAATGGAGTCTTTGACTCaaatccctgaagagaaggagGGTTCAAACACACGTGTCAATGGTTCAGGCTCTGCTGTTTTCCAAGATGGAAATGAGCAATCAAAGCATCAGGATCATGCCAGAGGGAGCCATGATTCAATAGTTAAGGTTTCTAACAGTTCAGGCTCTGCTACTCCAGATGAAGGACAGAAATCAACATCAAAAGCGGTAAGGACTCTTCTACAGGACACTTCCACAGGATCTCAACATGCAGAGGAGGCTAAGAGTAGTTACACGAAtagagggaaaacacaaagcGAGGAACCACCCCTTCAAAGGAAAAATTCTTTGAGAATGAAAGTATATTCGCTGCTTACAtcagatgaaaagaaagcaTCCAAAAAAGAGGAGAAGTCACTCCAAAGAAAGGGCTCGTTAATATCAAACCAACCAGTTAAAGCGGACCATTCACAGGCACCTGCAGTAGACCAAACACCTAAGAAAGGTCAATCCCCAAGCATCTCCAGGTCACAGAACCCTGTCAGTGgtccagcagagacagagaaacaaaaaactCCATTCCTGAGACTATCTACTCAGCGTTCAAGCAAAAGGAAGACAGCAGCAGACCAGGATCGAGCCTCTTGGAGCTCTCCGAATGATGGGGCGGCAACTGCCTGTCAAAGACAGAAAGTCTACAGTcgatttgaatattttcttaaCACTGAAAGTGTTCCTAAAGACGGAACCTCTTCCATGAACAGGTCTGAGTCTGCATTGTATCAGACACAAAGTGGTACTGATAACAAACTGGGAAAATTCATGCAGCGCGTAGGTAATTTTATAGGCAAGAACAAGTAG